From a single Oceaniferula flava genomic region:
- a CDS encoding P-loop NTPase — MTKESIIEALKKVPYPGFSRDIISFGLVKDVQIDGDVATVQISVQTNDAKVPKQIFKSCHEVLDPMPGLKHAKIEIDVQDPPAQAGGSAQMGKNTIPGVKHVIAVASGKGGVGKSTVSANLAVALAKEGYKVGLCDCDLYGPSVAHMFGSRERPLATEDNEIIPIEAHGVKLMSMGFLLEENSPVIVRGPLATQYTQQFLKNVLWEDLDYLILDLPPGTGDIQLTIVQTISLTGAVIVTTPQEVALIDARKAVSMFAKVNVPLLGLVENMAWFECDLGTRYPIFGEGGGQREAEKLKIPLLGQIPIDIPTRRQGDDGAPVALLPAEANASSAAFTRIAKSLASAHPV; from the coding sequence ATGACGAAGGAATCGATCATTGAGGCACTGAAGAAGGTGCCCTACCCAGGATTTTCACGCGATATTATTTCATTCGGACTAGTCAAGGACGTCCAAATCGACGGCGACGTCGCCACCGTCCAGATCAGCGTTCAGACCAACGATGCCAAGGTGCCCAAGCAGATTTTCAAATCTTGCCACGAGGTGCTCGATCCCATGCCCGGCCTGAAACACGCCAAGATTGAGATCGATGTGCAAGATCCCCCGGCCCAAGCCGGTGGCTCGGCCCAGATGGGAAAAAACACCATCCCGGGCGTCAAACACGTCATCGCCGTGGCCTCCGGTAAAGGCGGCGTGGGGAAATCCACCGTCTCCGCCAACCTCGCTGTGGCCCTGGCCAAGGAGGGATACAAGGTCGGCCTCTGCGATTGCGATCTCTACGGCCCATCCGTTGCCCACATGTTCGGCAGCCGCGAACGCCCACTCGCGACCGAGGACAATGAGATCATCCCCATCGAAGCCCACGGCGTCAAGTTGATGTCCATGGGGTTTTTGTTAGAGGAAAACTCACCGGTCATCGTGCGCGGCCCGCTCGCCACCCAGTACACCCAGCAGTTTTTGAAAAACGTCCTCTGGGAAGACCTCGATTACCTCATCCTCGATCTCCCGCCCGGCACCGGCGATATCCAGCTGACCATCGTGCAAACCATCAGCCTCACCGGCGCCGTCATCGTCACCACTCCCCAAGAAGTGGCCCTGATCGATGCCCGCAAGGCCGTTTCCATGTTCGCCAAGGTCAATGTGCCATTGTTAGGTCTGGTGGAGAACATGGCCTGGTTCGAGTGCGACCTCGGCACCCGCTACCCCATCTTCGGTGAGGGCGGAGGACAACGTGAGGCTGAGAAACTCAAGATCCCACTGCTTGGCCAAATCCCGATCGATATCCCTACCCGCCGCCAGGGCGACGACGGAGCCCCCGTGGCGCTGCTCCCCGCGGAAGCCAACGCTTCGAGCGCTGCGTTTACCCGCATCGCCAAATCGCTCGCCTCCGCCCACCCCGTTTAA
- a CDS encoding FtsB family cell division protein, whose translation MARNKRNTTRRQHREGGYNKMRARTERMNAGVRLALCGLLLTASCAFLVAGLPHHRKLEKLRADLAEVQASEQAVIDQKDAKERELRAIEKDPAYLELIARDRLNYYKPGETIFRIERE comes from the coding sequence ATGGCACGTAACAAAAGGAACACCACCAGAAGGCAGCACCGCGAAGGGGGCTACAACAAGATGCGTGCCCGCACCGAGCGGATGAACGCCGGTGTCCGCCTGGCGCTCTGTGGGCTGCTGCTCACGGCTAGCTGTGCTTTCTTGGTCGCTGGCCTTCCGCACCATCGGAAGTTGGAAAAATTACGCGCGGATCTCGCCGAAGTCCAAGCTTCCGAACAAGCGGTGATTGACCAAAAGGATGCCAAAGAACGCGAGCTGCGCGCCATCGAGAAAGATCCCGCCTACCTCGAACTCATCGCCCGTGATCGCTTGAATTACTACAAGCCGGGCGAAACGATCTTCCGCATCGAGCGCGAGTAA
- a CDS encoding DUF58 domain-containing protein, whose product MTPDSIDEIMRRVHRLEIKARRLARETFSGEYHSSFKGSGLDFEDYREYQHGDETRFIDWNVTARKDTPYIRTFREERELAVILAIDVSGSSLFGSSHLSKRELAAELAALLAFSANYNGDKTGLLLFANEPIMFLPPAKGTRHILRMVREILSADPEDKRTSIPGACNFLLHTVKRKSLIFMVSDFFAHDLKKPLGALACKHDTIALRVTDPLDEELPRIGTVNLTDPETGWQTTVNTNNSNLRMGFSKLTRRNREGITRLFKQQGIDHLNLSTDADYLPALHRLFKTRTRRRNS is encoded by the coding sequence ATGACACCTGACTCCATCGATGAAATCATGCGCCGCGTGCACCGGCTGGAGATCAAGGCCCGCCGCTTGGCGCGCGAAACCTTCAGCGGCGAGTATCATTCATCGTTCAAGGGCAGCGGGCTCGATTTCGAGGACTACCGGGAGTATCAGCACGGGGACGAGACTCGCTTTATCGATTGGAATGTCACCGCCCGCAAGGACACCCCATACATCCGAACCTTCCGCGAGGAGCGTGAACTGGCGGTGATCCTCGCCATCGATGTTTCCGGTTCCAGCCTGTTCGGCAGCTCCCACCTCAGCAAACGTGAACTGGCCGCCGAACTGGCCGCTCTGCTAGCCTTCAGCGCCAACTACAATGGCGATAAAACCGGCCTGCTGCTGTTCGCCAACGAGCCGATCATGTTCCTGCCCCCGGCCAAGGGAACCCGCCACATCCTGCGCATGGTCAGGGAGATCCTCAGCGCCGACCCGGAGGACAAGCGAACCTCCATCCCCGGAGCTTGCAATTTCTTACTGCACACCGTGAAACGCAAATCGCTGATCTTCATGGTCTCCGATTTCTTTGCCCACGACCTCAAAAAGCCCCTCGGTGCTCTGGCGTGCAAACACGATACCATCGCGCTCCGTGTCACAGATCCCCTGGATGAGGAACTGCCACGCATCGGCACCGTCAACCTCACCGATCCGGAAACCGGATGGCAAACCACGGTCAACACCAACAATAGCAACCTCCGCATGGGCTTCAGCAAATTAACCCGCCGAAACCGCGAAGGCATCACCCGCCTATTTAAACAACAAGGCATCGATCACCTCAATCTCAGCACCGACGCCGACTACCTCCCAGCCCTCCACCGCCTCTTCAAAACCCGCACCCGCCGAAGAAACTCCTGA
- a CDS encoding SGNH/GDSL hydrolase family protein, translating to MKLILWPSLFLLLFSSLGWAEPMPLKKGERLVFLGDSITQDGIRPEGYITLVADAIAKRQPYLGVKVIGAGVSGNRIAHCLARLERDVLKKDPTLVVVYIGINDVWHWTHPLIVSKGGKGTTPEEFDAGLRKTIQRIKAKGAKVILCTPTVIGEKSDGSNPLDKQLDQYSAISRKVAAETDTPMLDLRKHFLGYLAEHNPDNVGKGILTYDGVHLTQKGNRYLADLMLQELGVTEESAKSE from the coding sequence ATGAAATTGATTCTTTGGCCGTCGCTTTTCTTGCTGCTATTTTCCTCGCTTGGATGGGCGGAACCGATGCCGCTGAAGAAGGGGGAAAGGCTGGTATTTTTGGGCGACTCGATCACCCAGGATGGAATCCGCCCCGAGGGATATATCACTCTGGTAGCGGATGCGATTGCCAAACGACAGCCTTACTTGGGCGTGAAGGTGATCGGTGCCGGAGTCAGCGGCAACCGGATCGCGCACTGCCTGGCCCGTCTCGAGCGCGATGTGCTGAAGAAAGACCCCACCCTGGTGGTGGTCTACATCGGCATCAACGACGTCTGGCACTGGACCCATCCCTTGATTGTTTCCAAAGGCGGCAAGGGCACCACTCCGGAGGAATTTGATGCCGGGCTCAGAAAGACAATCCAGCGGATCAAAGCGAAGGGAGCGAAGGTCATTCTCTGCACTCCCACGGTGATCGGTGAGAAAAGCGACGGCAGCAACCCTCTGGACAAGCAGCTCGACCAATATTCTGCGATCAGTCGAAAGGTGGCTGCAGAGACCGACACCCCCATGCTCGATCTACGCAAACACTTTCTCGGCTACCTCGCCGAACACAATCCGGACAACGTGGGAAAAGGCATCCTCACCTACGACGGAGTGCACCTAACCCAAAAGGGCAACCGCTACCTCGCTGACCTGATGCTGCAAGAACTGGGAGTGACCGAGGAATCGGCCAAGAGCGAGTAA
- a CDS encoding zinc ribbon domain-containing protein — MLAEIESLLVLQDRDQRILKLEADLKRIPVDQERAKERLANDLAAVATAKSAVQENEVAIKNVELDIGTRKDTLTKLKTQQYETKKNEEFTALGKEIERYNQQVDDYETTELELMEKADELRAVVKKAEEALALTQEMVDEEIANLGKQLEQRSQQLSEVKAERSKLAAKVDEDNLSLYERLMKSKGGDAIVSADKGQCSGCHMKLVPATIISVQSEKEITQCENCGRILYL, encoded by the coding sequence ATGCTTGCAGAAATTGAGTCCCTTCTCGTCCTTCAAGACCGCGATCAGCGGATCCTGAAGTTAGAAGCTGACCTAAAACGTATCCCCGTCGATCAAGAACGCGCCAAGGAACGCCTCGCCAACGACCTCGCCGCCGTGGCCACAGCGAAGAGCGCCGTGCAGGAAAATGAGGTCGCGATCAAAAACGTCGAGCTCGATATCGGCACCCGCAAGGACACGCTGACCAAGCTGAAAACCCAGCAGTATGAGACGAAGAAAAACGAAGAGTTCACCGCCCTCGGCAAAGAAATCGAACGTTACAACCAACAAGTCGACGACTACGAAACCACCGAGCTGGAGCTCATGGAAAAAGCCGACGAGCTCCGCGCCGTGGTGAAAAAAGCAGAAGAAGCCCTGGCTCTCACCCAAGAGATGGTCGACGAAGAAATTGCCAACCTCGGCAAGCAGCTCGAACAACGCAGCCAGCAGCTCAGCGAAGTCAAGGCCGAGCGCAGCAAGCTCGCTGCCAAGGTCGATGAGGACAACCTCTCACTCTACGAACGCTTGATGAAATCCAAGGGCGGCGATGCCATTGTCTCTGCCGATAAGGGGCAGTGCAGCGGCTGCCACATGAAGCTCGTGCCTGCCACCATCATCAGTGTCCAAAGCGAGAAAGAAATCACGCAGTGCGAAAACTGCGGCCGCATCTTGTATCTCTAA
- a CDS encoding phosphate acyltransferase: protein MSADPIFPKANPLTEKLFQTLRLHPKRIVFTEGEDVRVVRVAARMVELEIGVPILIGDRNRIRQMAKDENLPMTFISVVDPAKSSDLGLFCERLKKVARYAGKHIADPCEVVSRPHNFAAMMVQYGHADGMVSGNQAMPATVLRAAKTMIKPIKEVPQLFGAKILVAPHLKNFGRDGMLFLADSGVIPEPDIRQLASIAIETGKLAKHFLGRRPRIAMLSHSTHGSSSTESAKKMAAATELARQQIHDLFLDMDIDGEIQADVAVDNTAAEIKVQDRRAQEPSDVLVFPNIDAANISLKLVQHLGGAQNYGLLIMGLTRPAAQVPRTTTEETLLGTAAIVGAEAIKAHEFQLAKK from the coding sequence ATGTCAGCTGACCCTATCTTCCCTAAAGCGAACCCTCTCACCGAGAAGCTTTTCCAGACCCTGCGTCTCCACCCCAAACGGATCGTCTTTACCGAAGGCGAGGATGTTAGAGTCGTGCGAGTAGCTGCACGCATGGTGGAGCTGGAGATCGGAGTGCCCATCCTCATCGGCGATCGCAACCGCATCCGTCAGATGGCCAAGGATGAAAACCTGCCGATGACCTTCATCAGCGTGGTGGATCCGGCGAAGTCATCCGACCTCGGACTGTTTTGTGAACGATTGAAAAAGGTGGCTCGCTACGCCGGAAAACACATCGCCGATCCCTGCGAGGTGGTTTCCCGGCCGCACAACTTCGCCGCCATGATGGTGCAGTATGGTCACGCCGACGGCATGGTCTCCGGCAACCAAGCGATGCCAGCCACTGTGCTGCGCGCGGCAAAGACAATGATCAAACCGATCAAGGAAGTGCCGCAACTGTTCGGTGCCAAAATCCTGGTGGCCCCGCATTTGAAGAATTTTGGTCGAGACGGCATGCTTTTCCTCGCCGATAGCGGGGTGATCCCAGAGCCGGACATCCGGCAGCTGGCATCAATTGCGATCGAGACCGGCAAGTTGGCGAAGCATTTCCTCGGTCGCCGACCACGGATCGCCATGCTCAGTCACTCCACCCACGGAAGCTCGAGCACCGAGTCAGCCAAGAAAATGGCGGCCGCTACAGAACTCGCCAGACAGCAGATCCACGACCTTTTTCTCGATATGGACATCGACGGTGAAATCCAAGCGGATGTCGCCGTGGATAACACCGCAGCCGAAATCAAAGTTCAGGATCGTCGCGCGCAAGAGCCGTCCGATGTGCTGGTCTTCCCCAACATCGATGCCGCCAATATCTCTCTGAAGCTGGTCCAACACTTGGGCGGTGCCCAAAACTACGGGCTCCTGATCATGGGGCTGACCCGCCCAGCCGCGCAGGTGCCACGCACCACGACGGAAGAAACCTTGTTAGGAACCGCTGCCATTGTGGGAGCCGAAGCCATTAAGGCTCACGAGTTCCAGCTGGCGAAAAAATAA
- a CDS encoding BatD family protein yields MLGIAHGQSAPSVYVQSALTSQDLLPGEQGSVIVRVSGGQPDQRPPTPEIDGVGVNYVRTQTQIDSQRRLSYAFLFRLSPVKAGSYTLPAIPITVDGKVHRTDPVDFTVHPIDKLISLPTGVAGQEIKAAWFTQKSTLYQGEQCQVWLRIYVPRSMFIASWGYPDAEKVNCLAWRFSPPGDNVTSEVQLDGVQHRSVTYSTNISGIRPGIATLGPAELTIYQRRSIIDPRRGSVISDVPIKLNLPQLNFNILPLPAGAPADFNGAIGDFEIDARCEKTTLEATEPTEVILRVAGIGNLETLKAPVLSSDAWKIIDTSKITRGEERREISGLVTFRQLIRAKDVASPPSTIAPYTFSYFNPDSKSYITRRTDPIAVTLSPATAAVTSSPTEEAGTAPEEMRGIVGFIDRPNTAAPSGIMHSFSRWGWQLIPALLCLLIVAPAIRRKISAARVQHPDQERKDAALKKIAQDADARTFYRRAGRFIEQWLSPNPELETVLRERDQLCFQPETEEKTPMPADRKAEIISLLKRCSKLTLILLTSLATLGNLKAELPPNTDAGSQPTAEAAWKTGHYQQAIDLYRAAYPEPSNTPADVLYNIGNCHHRLNQPGRAALAWRQALRADPSHQKARQNLRFTEIENLAEVPETASWQKLLTYLTPRSYQLILQASLWLIGLLVLALIIRRPKGAVLTVCIILLAITPVIATLGAVATHYYPDGHTFAPLEQQAIVLESATVHDQAHRNSTQISQLAPASLVKVNASRGPWTHITTPTETTGWVKTKQLGKVAD; encoded by the coding sequence ATGCTCGGCATTGCTCACGGGCAATCTGCGCCCAGCGTCTACGTCCAGTCCGCGCTCACCAGTCAGGACCTCCTGCCGGGCGAACAGGGCAGCGTCATTGTCCGAGTGTCCGGAGGCCAGCCCGACCAACGACCGCCTACACCCGAGATCGATGGCGTGGGGGTCAACTACGTGCGCACCCAGACGCAGATCGATTCCCAACGGCGGCTTTCCTACGCCTTCCTCTTCCGCCTCTCTCCGGTCAAGGCTGGTAGCTACACCCTGCCCGCCATCCCCATCACCGTGGATGGCAAGGTGCACCGCACCGATCCGGTGGACTTCACCGTGCACCCAATCGATAAGCTCATTTCGCTCCCTACCGGTGTGGCTGGGCAGGAAATCAAAGCCGCCTGGTTCACCCAAAAATCCACCCTCTATCAGGGCGAGCAATGTCAGGTCTGGCTCAGAATCTACGTGCCACGCAGCATGTTCATCGCCAGCTGGGGTTACCCGGATGCGGAGAAGGTGAACTGCCTGGCATGGAGATTTTCACCCCCGGGCGACAACGTCACCAGCGAGGTCCAGCTCGATGGCGTGCAGCACCGCAGCGTCACCTACAGCACCAACATCAGCGGCATCCGCCCCGGCATCGCCACCCTCGGCCCGGCCGAGCTCACCATTTACCAGCGCCGCTCCATAATCGATCCCCGTCGCGGCTCGGTCATCAGCGACGTGCCGATCAAGCTGAACCTGCCGCAGCTGAATTTCAACATCCTGCCCCTGCCCGCCGGTGCCCCTGCCGATTTCAACGGCGCCATCGGTGACTTTGAAATCGATGCCCGCTGTGAAAAAACCACCCTCGAGGCCACCGAACCCACCGAGGTCATTCTGCGCGTTGCTGGCATCGGCAATCTGGAAACCCTCAAGGCCCCCGTGCTCTCCAGCGATGCTTGGAAAATCATCGACACCTCTAAAATTACCCGCGGCGAGGAGCGCCGGGAGATCAGTGGTCTGGTCACTTTCCGCCAGTTGATCCGCGCCAAGGACGTGGCCAGCCCCCCTTCGACCATCGCCCCCTACACCTTCAGCTATTTCAATCCGGACAGCAAAAGCTACATCACCCGCCGCACCGATCCCATCGCCGTCACCCTCAGCCCCGCCACCGCCGCCGTGACCAGCAGCCCCACCGAGGAGGCTGGAACCGCACCGGAGGAAATGCGCGGCATCGTCGGCTTCATTGATCGACCCAACACCGCCGCCCCATCCGGCATCATGCACAGCTTCTCCCGCTGGGGATGGCAGCTCATCCCCGCCTTGCTCTGCCTGCTGATCGTCGCTCCCGCCATCCGTCGCAAAATCTCCGCCGCCCGCGTGCAGCATCCCGATCAGGAACGCAAGGACGCCGCATTGAAAAAAATTGCCCAGGACGCCGACGCCCGCACCTTCTACCGCCGTGCAGGCCGTTTCATCGAGCAATGGCTCAGCCCGAACCCCGAGCTCGAAACCGTCCTGCGCGAGCGCGACCAACTTTGTTTCCAACCTGAAACCGAGGAAAAAACACCGATGCCCGCCGATCGCAAAGCCGAGATCATCAGCCTGCTCAAGCGCTGCTCCAAGCTCACCCTCATTCTCCTGACCAGCCTCGCCACCCTGGGGAACCTCAAGGCAGAGCTGCCGCCTAACACAGACGCAGGATCACAACCCACTGCCGAAGCCGCGTGGAAAACCGGTCACTATCAGCAGGCGATCGATCTCTATCGCGCCGCCTACCCTGAGCCGTCTAACACCCCGGCCGACGTCCTTTACAACATCGGCAACTGCCACCATCGCCTGAATCAGCCAGGCCGTGCCGCCCTCGCTTGGCGACAAGCCTTGCGCGCCGACCCCAGCCATCAAAAAGCCCGTCAAAACCTACGCTTCACCGAAATCGAAAACCTCGCGGAAGTTCCGGAAACCGCCAGCTGGCAGAAGCTCCTCACCTATCTGACACCCCGCAGCTACCAGCTCATCCTCCAGGCCTCGCTCTGGCTCATCGGCCTGCTCGTGCTGGCCCTGATCATCCGCCGTCCCAAAGGGGCCGTGCTCACCGTTTGCATCATTCTCTTAGCCATCACCCCGGTGATTGCCACCCTCGGCGCTGTCGCCACCCACTACTACCCGGACGGCCACACCTTCGCCCCCCTCGAGCAACAAGCCATCGTGTTAGAGTCTGCCACGGTCCACGATCAAGCCCACCGCAACTCCACACAGATCTCCCAGCTTGCCCCCGCCAGCCTGGTCAAGGTCAACGCCAGCCGCGGCCCCTGGACCCACATCACCACCCCCACCGAAACCACCGGCTGGGTCAAAACCAAACAGCTCGGCAAGGTGGCGGACTAA
- a CDS encoding VWA domain-containing protein has product MFDFLQNLTLAQPWWLIGLPLLTPLLFLRNKAGSPSSITYSSLSILVSLGQKPRRAPGAFTFTLMVLALACAIIALARPQQQHSFSNRKASGIDIVLAIDISYSMEIIDFQLNNRRVQRIVAAKATAESFINQRPSDRIGIVAFSGRPYVTSPITLEHDWLIEQLRQLQPGLVREQGTAIGSAIAASATRLHDREAKSKVVVLVTDGSNNSGRLSPVEAAEHAAKLGVKVYAVAIGTEDGRLRNGMQSHPQKEFDTETLEKIAKITGGEYYRVRDTEKLRETFDSIDQLEKTEIKQHRIVTTKEYFPWFLGASFLLATAALTIQALKPQPAP; this is encoded by the coding sequence ATGTTTGATTTCCTCCAGAACCTCACTCTCGCTCAGCCATGGTGGCTGATTGGTCTCCCCCTGCTCACCCCGCTGCTGTTCTTGCGCAACAAAGCCGGTTCGCCATCGTCGATCACTTATTCCTCGCTCTCCATCCTGGTCAGCCTGGGACAGAAACCACGGCGTGCCCCCGGAGCCTTCACCTTCACCCTGATGGTGCTCGCCCTCGCCTGCGCCATCATCGCACTTGCCCGCCCGCAGCAGCAACATTCGTTCTCTAACCGCAAAGCCAGCGGCATCGATATCGTGCTCGCCATCGACATCTCCTACTCGATGGAGATCATTGATTTCCAACTGAACAATCGCCGGGTGCAACGCATCGTCGCCGCCAAGGCCACTGCCGAGAGTTTTATCAACCAACGCCCCAGCGATCGCATTGGCATCGTCGCCTTTTCAGGTCGACCCTACGTCACCAGTCCGATCACCCTAGAGCACGATTGGCTCATCGAGCAGCTCCGCCAACTCCAACCCGGTCTGGTCCGCGAACAAGGCACGGCCATCGGTTCCGCCATCGCCGCCTCCGCCACCCGCCTGCACGACCGCGAAGCGAAGAGCAAGGTGGTTGTTCTGGTCACCGATGGCTCGAACAACTCAGGCCGACTCTCCCCCGTCGAGGCCGCCGAACACGCCGCGAAGCTCGGCGTCAAAGTGTATGCGGTCGCCATCGGCACCGAGGACGGCCGACTCCGCAACGGGATGCAGTCTCACCCGCAAAAAGAGTTCGATACCGAAACCTTGGAGAAAATCGCCAAGATCACCGGCGGCGAGTATTACCGCGTGCGCGATACCGAGAAGCTCCGCGAGACATTCGACTCGATCGATCAGCTTGAAAAAACCGAGATCAAGCAGCATCGTATCGTCACCACCAAGGAATACTTCCCCTGGTTCCTCGGTGCCTCCTTCCTGCTGGCCACCGCCGCCCTCACCATCCAAGCCCTCAAACCCCAACCGGCGCCCTAA
- a CDS encoding VWA domain-containing protein, producing MSYLHPGLLLLQLILPFILLGAILAARKQGQAWKRMVAPRLQSHLVKKSSPTRRWVALGLGLLGCGFLITALARPYHGETTTTEQISTRNILIAIDTSRSMLVKDGSPDRMATAKAMAIEVINAFPNDRIGVIAFSGAPVLMAPLTIDHAAVHETISQLDTNVIPSGGSDISAAVDTAVKAFKKTGQKSNALILISDGEDHSQKIDLAAEKIRSSKTVVCAIGVGTTAGGVVPSAEYRDGKYRDSQGQTVFSQMTPEALQTLARAGRGEFTPASSGSTKAIAAALDSLQREEQAGRETTVPKELFQWFLIPAILLLALSIVVRSEFLSGGKRQTKKSTPQPPPIKSATALLLFALCLPLPAANVIEQAEDFYNRKDYRQALKLFSKALPNTSGEDRRAIQFSIGSSAYKLKDWQTANDYLSSALLTENPKLQEQVHYNLGNALFMTGWSQFKPVENPEQDATDDKESYHVEDLDAAITAVEDSIDHFQATLALNLNHANAATNLEAAQKLLDELKNQQQQEQEKQQQQQNQQQQGEQDPKEKEGEKEQSDQGEKPDDQPGDGNQEKPDDKGNEGEQGENGEQQEGDQGEQSDDKDPNEQGEGEQGDRESQQPPSGEQPDPKDMERQEGESEEAYAARVLKDNSDAETRPVQRRLLRLRRPAKDW from the coding sequence ATGTCCTACCTCCACCCCGGCCTCCTGCTCTTGCAGCTGATCCTTCCCTTTATATTATTGGGTGCGATTCTGGCTGCGCGGAAACAGGGACAGGCTTGGAAACGGATGGTCGCACCGCGTTTGCAAAGTCATCTGGTGAAGAAGTCCTCCCCAACCCGCCGTTGGGTGGCGCTTGGACTGGGCCTGTTAGGGTGTGGTTTCCTGATCACCGCCCTCGCCCGCCCCTACCACGGGGAGACCACCACCACCGAGCAGATCAGCACCCGCAACATCCTCATCGCCATCGATACCTCGCGATCGATGTTAGTCAAAGATGGCTCACCGGATCGCATGGCCACGGCCAAGGCCATGGCCATCGAGGTGATCAATGCCTTTCCCAACGACCGCATCGGCGTCATCGCCTTCTCCGGAGCGCCCGTGCTCATGGCGCCGCTCACCATCGATCACGCCGCCGTGCACGAAACGATTAGCCAGCTCGATACCAACGTCATCCCCTCCGGCGGCTCAGATATCAGCGCCGCCGTGGATACCGCCGTGAAGGCATTCAAGAAAACCGGGCAGAAATCGAACGCCCTCATCCTCATCAGCGATGGCGAGGACCACTCACAGAAGATTGATCTCGCCGCTGAGAAAATCCGCAGCAGCAAGACCGTGGTCTGCGCCATCGGCGTCGGCACCACCGCTGGCGGCGTGGTCCCCAGCGCCGAATACCGCGATGGCAAATACCGCGATAGCCAAGGCCAGACCGTGTTCAGTCAGATGACCCCCGAAGCCCTCCAGACTCTCGCCCGCGCCGGCCGCGGCGAGTTCACTCCCGCCAGCTCCGGCAGCACCAAGGCCATCGCCGCCGCACTGGACTCCCTCCAGCGCGAGGAACAGGCCGGCCGCGAGACCACCGTGCCGAAAGAGCTGTTCCAGTGGTTCCTCATCCCCGCCATCCTACTGCTGGCCCTATCCATCGTCGTGCGCTCGGAATTTTTATCGGGAGGGAAGCGCCAGACAAAAAAATCCACCCCTCAGCCACCGCCGATCAAGTCCGCCACCGCCCTGCTCTTATTCGCCCTCTGCCTCCCCCTGCCCGCTGCCAATGTTATCGAACAGGCAGAGGATTTTTACAATCGGAAGGACTACCGGCAGGCACTGAAGTTGTTCAGCAAGGCGCTCCCTAACACATCCGGCGAAGATCGCCGCGCCATCCAATTCTCCATCGGCAGCAGCGCGTATAAACTCAAGGACTGGCAGACCGCCAACGATTACCTTTCGTCCGCCTTACTCACCGAGAACCCAAAGCTCCAGGAGCAGGTCCACTACAACCTCGGAAACGCCCTCTTCATGACCGGCTGGAGCCAGTTCAAACCCGTCGAGAACCCCGAGCAAGATGCCACCGACGACAAGGAATCCTATCACGTCGAGGACCTCGACGCCGCCATCACCGCGGTGGAAGATTCCATCGACCACTTCCAGGCCACCCTCGCCCTCAACCTAAACCACGCCAACGCCGCAACCAACTTGGAAGCTGCTCAAAAATTGTTGGATGAGCTCAAAAACCAACAACAGCAGGAACAGGAAAAACAACAGCAGCAGCAGAACCAGCAGCAACAAGGCGAACAAGACCCCAAGGAAAAAGAAGGCGAGAAGGAGCAATCCGATCAGGGCGAGAAGCCCGATGACCAACCGGGCGACGGCAATCAAGAAAAGCCGGACGACAAAGGCAACGAAGGCGAGCAGGGGGAAAACGGCGAACAGCAAGAAGGTGACCAAGGTGAGCAGTCAGACGACAAAGACCCCAACGAGCAAGGCGAAGGCGAGCAAGGCGACCGCGAAAGCCAACAACCACCGTCCGGCGAGCAGCCCGACCCCAAAGACATGGAGCGCCAAGAAGGTGAGTCCGAGGAAGCCTACGCCGCCCGCGTGCTCAAGGACAACTCCGACGCAGAAACCCGCCCGGTGCAGCGCCGCCTCCTCAGACTCCGCCGCCCCGCCAAAGACTGGTAA